The following are encoded together in the Xanthomonas vesicatoria ATCC 35937 genome:
- a CDS encoding lipocalin family protein — MRQASMLFLLTLAVYGSASGSEPRSALPHADSVDVPRFMGDWYVIAHIPTRPERKAYDAVESYALRPDGRIQTTFTFRKGSFQAPLKSMHPIGQVAKEGNGALWRMQFIWPFKAEYVIAWRDADYTQTIVARSKRDYVWYMARTPQVSDADYQQAVERIAAMGYDVSQLRRVPQSPR; from the coding sequence ATGCGCCAGGCGTCGATGCTGTTCTTACTCACCCTTGCGGTCTACGGCAGTGCAAGCGGTAGCGAGCCGCGCTCCGCCCTGCCCCACGCCGACAGCGTCGACGTGCCGCGCTTCATGGGCGACTGGTATGTCATCGCGCATATTCCGACCCGTCCCGAACGCAAGGCCTACGATGCAGTAGAGAGCTATGCGCTGCGACCGGATGGTCGTATCCAGACCACCTTCACGTTTCGCAAGGGCAGCTTCCAGGCACCGCTCAAGTCCATGCATCCGATCGGGCAGGTCGCAAAGGAGGGAAATGGCGCGCTGTGGCGCATGCAATTCATCTGGCCATTCAAGGCCGAATATGTCATCGCCTGGCGCGATGCCGACTATACCCAGACCATCGTGGCGCGGAGCAAGCGCGACTACGTCTGGTACATGGCACGGACCCCACAGGTGTCCGATGCCGATTATCAACAAGCGGTTGAGCGCATCGCGGCGATGGGCTACGACGTGTCACAGCTGCGACGCGTCCCGCAGTCGCCGCGTTGA
- a CDS encoding YdcH family protein has product METLSPAEITEQIAELRRAHRALDEEIQRVPANVEDELQMKRLKKRKLHLKDCITRLEMELVPDEPA; this is encoded by the coding sequence GTGGAAACTCTCTCACCCGCCGAGATCACCGAGCAGATCGCCGAGTTGCGACGCGCCCATCGCGCGTTGGACGAGGAGATTCAGCGCGTGCCTGCGAACGTGGAGGACGAGTTGCAGATGAAGCGCTTGAAGAAGCGCAAGCTGCATCTCAAGGACTGCATTACGCGGTTGGAGATGGAACTGGTGCCCGACGAACCGGCGTGA
- a CDS encoding glycoside hydrolase family 43 protein produces MSDELQAATLQALARTAISAPLVTHLYTADPSAHVFDGALYIYPSHDIDAGVAFSDDGSHFGMEDYHVFRMAHPTAPVEDLGEVLHVRAVPWAQRQMWAPDAAQRNGKTYLYFPAKRADGIFQIGVAVSERPEGPFVAEAEPIAGTYSIDPAVFRDTDGEHYLYFGGIWGGQLQHYRDNVHAQTHQEPEGAMPALGPRVGRLREDMRQLIEPTREVEILDEHGAPLRADDHARRFFEGPWVHHHAGRYYLSYSTGDTHLICYATSDSPYGPFTYQGVLLAPVIGWTTHHSICAFAGQWYLFYHDSSLSQGQTHLRSIKMTPLEHLADGTIATIYPYGKDAVSPW; encoded by the coding sequence ATGTCCGATGAACTGCAAGCCGCCACACTGCAGGCCCTGGCGCGCACCGCCATCTCCGCACCGCTGGTCACCCACCTCTACACGGCCGACCCGTCGGCACACGTGTTCGACGGGGCGCTGTACATCTATCCCTCGCACGACATCGATGCCGGCGTGGCCTTCAGCGACGACGGCTCGCATTTCGGCATGGAGGATTACCACGTCTTTCGCATGGCGCATCCCACTGCACCGGTCGAAGACCTGGGCGAAGTGCTGCACGTGCGCGCTGTGCCCTGGGCACAGCGCCAGATGTGGGCACCGGATGCCGCACAGCGCAACGGCAAGACCTACCTGTATTTCCCGGCAAAACGCGCCGACGGCATCTTCCAGATCGGCGTGGCGGTGAGCGAGCGCCCCGAAGGACCGTTCGTGGCCGAAGCCGAACCGATCGCAGGCACCTACTCGATCGACCCGGCTGTGTTCCGCGACACCGACGGCGAGCACTACCTGTATTTCGGCGGCATCTGGGGCGGCCAGCTGCAGCACTACCGCGACAACGTCCACGCACAGACCCATCAGGAACCCGAAGGCGCAATGCCTGCGCTCGGCCCACGCGTCGGCCGCCTGCGCGAAGACATGCGGCAGTTGATCGAGCCCACCCGCGAGGTGGAGATCCTCGACGAACACGGCGCCCCGCTACGCGCCGACGACCATGCCCGTCGTTTCTTCGAAGGCCCCTGGGTCCATCATCACGCCGGCCGCTATTACCTGTCGTACTCCACCGGCGACACCCACCTGATCTGCTACGCCACCAGCGATTCGCCCTACGGCCCGTTCACCTATCAAGGCGTGTTGCTGGCACCGGTCATCGGCTGGACCACACACCACTCCATCTGCGCGTTCGCCGGCCAGTGGTATTTGTTCTATCACGACTCCAGCCTGTCGCAAGGCCAAACGCATCTGCGCAGCATCAAGATGACACCGCTGGAGCATCTGGCGGACGGCACGATTGCGACGATCTACCCGTACGGAAAGGATGCCGTCTCGCCGTGGTGA
- a CDS encoding zinc-binding dehydrogenase: MRAAIHTQFGDPAKVLELGERPVPQPGKGQVRIAMRRSPIHNHDLWTVRGNYGYKPQLPAIGGSEGAGVIDALGEGVNGLQTGQRVVAAGVHESWAEYFLADAAGVVPLPAALDDERGCQLIAMPLSALMLIEFLRVEKGDWIVQNTANGAVGKTVAMLAAARGINVINLVRRDAGVDELKALGIGNAVSTAQDHWQDKVRALAGDAPIIRAVDSVAGSAAGELMGLLAEGGELVSFGSMTGEPLQISSGDVIFKQATVRGFWGSKVMQATKPEDKRRMIGELLKAAVDGSLALPVEAVFDLEDAAKAAAASAEPSRRGKILLRAG; this comes from the coding sequence ATGCGCGCAGCCATCCATACCCAATTCGGCGATCCCGCCAAGGTGCTCGAACTCGGCGAACGGCCCGTGCCGCAGCCCGGTAAGGGGCAGGTGCGTATCGCCATGCGCCGCTCGCCCATCCACAACCACGACCTGTGGACCGTGCGCGGCAACTACGGCTACAAGCCACAGCTGCCGGCGATCGGCGGCAGCGAAGGCGCCGGTGTCATCGACGCCTTGGGCGAAGGCGTGAACGGCCTGCAGACCGGGCAGCGCGTGGTCGCTGCCGGCGTGCACGAGAGCTGGGCCGAGTACTTCCTGGCCGATGCAGCCGGCGTGGTGCCGCTGCCCGCCGCGCTGGACGACGAACGCGGCTGCCAGTTGATCGCCATGCCACTGAGCGCCCTGATGCTGATCGAATTCCTTCGCGTGGAAAAAGGCGACTGGATCGTGCAGAACACCGCCAACGGCGCGGTCGGCAAGACCGTGGCCATGCTCGCCGCCGCGCGCGGCATCAACGTGATCAACCTGGTCCGTCGCGATGCGGGCGTGGACGAACTCAAGGCGCTGGGCATCGGCAACGCCGTGTCCACCGCGCAGGATCACTGGCAAGACAAAGTACGCGCGCTGGCCGGCGATGCGCCGATCATTCGCGCCGTCGACTCGGTCGCCGGAAGTGCGGCTGGTGAGCTGATGGGTCTGCTTGCCGAAGGTGGCGAGCTGGTGTCGTTTGGTTCGATGACCGGCGAGCCGCTGCAGATCTCCAGTGGCGATGTGATCTTCAAGCAGGCCACCGTGCGCGGTTTCTGGGGCAGCAAGGTCATGCAAGCCACAAAACCCGAGGACAAGCGCCGCATGATCGGCGAGCTGCTCAAGGCCGCCGTCGATGGCAGCCTGGCCCTGCCGGTGGAAGCGGTGTTCGATCTGGAAGACGCCGCAAAAGCGGCAGCCGCAAGCGCCGAACCTAGCCGCCGCGGCAAGATCCTGCTGCGTGCAGGCTAG